TGTGAGCCGGCACGTCGATGTCCACATCGCCGATCGACAGCATCTCGGCGGGCTCGTCCTCGTTGCGGCGAAGACGGGCGCGCACACGCGCGACGAGCTCCTTGGGCTTGAACGGCTTCATCACGTAGTCGTCGGCGCCGGACTCCAGGCCCAGCACGACGTCGACGGTGTCGGTCTTGGCCGTCAGCATGACGATCGGCACGCCCGAGTCCGCGCGTAACACGCGGCATACGTCGATGCCGTTCATACCGGGCAGCATCAGGTCGAGCAGCACCAGATCGGGCCGCAGTTCGCGGACCGCTGTCAGCGCCTGGGTGCCGTCACCGATGACCGCGGTATCGAACCCCTCACCGCGCAGCACGATGGTGAGCATCTCGGCGAGCGAAGGGTCGTCATCGACAACCAGAATCCTTTGCCTCATGGTGTCCATGGTGTCACCAGATCGCGACAAACTGCGGCTACCACACGCGCGTTTTGCGTGTTTGGCGGCTTCGCGGCGCATCTGGGGCGGCCTCGCGGCCGATATGAGCCGTATGTAAGCCGCGGCGCGAGGTTCGCGCCGCGGCTTCCCGTCATCGTCAGGGCATCGTTCAGCCGGCATCCATGGTGACGACCATGTCATGGCCGCTGGTCTGCCACGCCGCCTCGAAGACGTCGATCGGGACCTGTTCGTCGGCGCCGTCGTCGGTGCCGCTGTCGTTGAGGTGCACAACGCCGGCGTCGGTATCGACGCCCGTGACCACCAGGTCGTGGTCGGCGCTCGTGCGGTCGCCGTCCGCGTCCCAGATCATTTCGGCGTTGACGCTGGCGATCACCTTGCGGCCCTCGTCGAGGGCGTTCATGAGCGCCGTCATACCGGTCGGCACACCGATCTGGGCCGCGATGTCGTCGTCGGTGTACACGGCGCGGATGCCGTAGTGCTCCAGCAGGATCGGCAGGTCCTCCGTGTCGGTGCCGTTGCCTCCATCCGGGTTGTCGGGCGGCGGCGGCGTGTAGATCGGGCCGTCGTGGTGAGCGCTCGGCGTGGAGCTGGCCAACGCGATGATCTCGTCTTCGGTGGGCTCGTTGCCGGTCAGCTGCCCCACGACGTCCGCTGTGGCCATCAGCGAGCAGTCGTCCAGGTGCTGCTCGACATAGAACGACGTGGCGTCATCGGGGTTGCCGTGCAGGCCCCCCGAGGTGTCGTCCGCGTGGGCGATCCCACCGGCCAGGCCGACCGCGGCGGCGCCGATCAGGACGGCGGCGGTGACGGAGCGGATGCGGGTCGTGAAGGGGTTCTTCACTCGGTTCATGGGGTTTCCTTCTCTCAGGGCGCCCGTTATGCGCCGTTGAGAAAAGGTTTGAGCCGGCCACTACCGAGATTCTTGACGGATTCTTGAGCCGACGGTTTCCGGCGGTGCCGTCAGGTGGTCGAAACCCACCAGTCGTACAGCGCCTTGAGGTCGTTGCCCTGCGCGGCGCCCAGCATCAGATCCGAGGTCTTGGTCCAGACCAGATCGGCCCGCCCGTTGAGGGTTCCGCAGGCCAGCTGGCCCTCCGACTGACCGGGGGTGTTGTCGTACTCCCAGCTCGTCGGCGACCCGTCGCTGTTGGGGCATGCGGTGAGCTCGTCGTCGGCAATCGCGCCGTCGAAGTCCTCCTGCAGCCGGTCCGCATCGCTGTAAAGCGCGTACAGCGCGCCTTCGTGGCCGTCGCCGCTCTCGGTGGGCTTGCAGTCCACCGCCGCAATGGCGTTGTCCCACTCCTTGTTCGGCGTGCACGCCGTGGGATCGGGTACCAGCGACATGAGCTGACGCTCGGCCGGGGTGAGATTGGCTGCCGTGCTGACCGAGTTCGGCGGTTCGTCGGGCACAGTACGTGTGATCGTCAGCGTCGACGACATCGGCGAGGCGTCCTTGGGCATGCGAGCCACCAGCCACGCGACGGTGGCCGCGACCGCGATCACCAACACGACGGCCGCACCGCCGATCAGGACTGGCCGGCGGTCCCGCCGAGGAGTCGCGTCCTCGCGCCCCGAGGCTGGCGCGGCGTCGGGCGTGGCGACCGCGTTCACGGGCACCGTCTCCAGGTGGGCCGGATGAACGGGGCTCGAGACCTCGATCATCGGCCCCGAGTCGCCCCCACCCACGATTGCCGCTGCGGCGCGGGCGAATTCGCCTGCCGTGTTGTAGCGGTCGGCGGCGTCTTTCGCCATGCCCTTCGCGATGATCGCGTCGAATGCGGGCGGAATATCGGGACGCAACTTGCTCGGCTGAGGCGGGGGTTCGATCAGATGCGCGGTGATCAGCATGCTGATGCTGTCCGCGGCGAAGGGCTGCGCACCCGTGAGGCACTGGTGCAGCACGCACGCCAGCGCGTAGATGTCGGCCTTCTCGGTGACCGGCTTGGAACTGAACCGCTCCGGCGCCATATAGGCGTATGTGCCTATGGCCGTGCCTTTTTCGGTCAGCGTGTGGTCGGTGGCGGCGTTGGCGATGCCGAAGTCGACGAGGTAGGCGAAGTCGTCAGCGGTGATGAGGATGTTCTCCGGCTTGACGTCGCGGTGGGTGATCCCGGCGGCGTGTGCGGCGTCCAGCGCGGCGGCCACCTGGCGGATGATCCAGACCGCCCGTGCCGGCGCCATCGCGCCGTCCCTGGCCAGCACACTGCGCAGGTCGATACCGTCGATCAGCCGCATGTCGACGTAGAGGACTCCGTCGATCTCCCCGTAGTTGTGGATGGGCACCACATGCGGCTCCTGCAACTGGCCGGCTGCACGGGCCTCACGTTGCAGCCGTTCCCGGAACACCGGGTCGTGCGACAGGGAGTCGGGCAGCAGTTTGAGCGCCACGATTCGGCCCTTGACGGTGTCCTCGGCTTCGTAGACCTCGCCCATACCGCCACGACCGATGAGGCGGGTGAGGTGATAGGGGCCTAACCGTGAGCCCACCCGTGAGTTGTGCGGGGAGTCGTTCATCGCCGCCTTTCCTCGCACGCGGCCCGGTCTCACTGGGCCGGGTGTCCCCACTTCGGCTATCCGAGCACCGTACTACTTCGCCGACAGCGACGGCGCAAGAGACGTGTCGGCGTCAGTTCGCGGCGGAGTCGTCGTACTCGAAGGTGAACAGGTGTCCGCAGATCCCGATCCGGTCGCCATGGGCCACCGCGACACTGCCCTGGATTCGCGCACCGTTGAGCTCGACGCCGTTGGCCGAGCGCAGATCGCTGACCGCGAAACCCGTTCCGGTGTCGATGATCGCCGCATGGTGACGGCTGACCTTCGCGTCGTCCAGCACGATGTCGTTGTCGGGCAGCCTGCCGATCTTGGTGGCAACAGAGCTCAGCGGGTAACGATCGCCCGACGCGGCCACCAGCCACACCGCGCCGCCGCCTTTCTCCACCTGCGTGCGCTGGTCGAGCACCGTCTTCGCACCGGCGGCCGTCGTTTGCGCGGCCGCCTTCACGTCGAGTGGCTGCTGGCGCAGGATCTTGTCGTGCAAGGTCTGCACGGTCGGGCCGGGGTCGATGCCCAGGTCGTCGGCCAATGCGGTCTTCAGCCGACGGTAGGCGTCGAGCGCGTCCGACTGGCGTTCGCAGAGGTAGTAGGCACTGATCAGCTGGGCCCACAGCGGTTCGCGGTAGGGATGGTCGGCCACCAGGGCCTCCAACTCACCGATGATCAGCGCGGCGCGACCACACGCGAGTTCGGCTTCGGCGCGGGCGGTGGCGACGGTCAGCCGTTCCTCTTCGAGGGCGGTGGCGAACGGGTCGACGAACGGGAACTCGCGCAGATCCTCCAGCACGTCACCGCGCCACTGCGCCAACGCGACCCCCAGGTGACGACTCGCCCGCTCGAAGTCTCCGGCCGCACCGGCGAGAACACCTGCGGTTTTCTCCGTCGCGAACCGTCCGAGATCGCACGCACTGTCGGCGACGGTCAGCCGGTATCCCGGTGCGACGCTCGCCAACGTCTTCTGCGGTGCGGGGTCCGCCTGGCCGATGAGCTTGCGCAGGTTGGACACATAGGAGTGGACGCTGCCCCTGGCGCCAGGGAGTGGCGAATCGCCCCACACCGCGCTGATCAGCGTGTCGACGGCCACCGCGCGGTTGCGGTTGATCACCAGCGTGGCGAGGATCGCGCGCAGCTTCGGCGTCCCCACCGGAACGTCGACACCGTCGATGGTCATCTGCAGCGGGCCGAGCACACCGAAACCGAGAGCGTTACCCGACATATGGTGCGCCACCTTCCCCTCGACGTGCCTCCGCCGGATCAATTGTGTCCTAGCACCGGGTCCTTTCACGGCGGCTCGTCCGGAAACGGCCCTGGGGGCGCGGGCTTTCGCCCACGCCCCCAGGAACGGTGATGTCGCTTATTCAGTTGTGCGGCTACCGCTTCGGGACGGCGACGTTGTAGCCGGGCAGCGGCCCTTCCGACGGCGCGGCGAGTCCGGGAAGCTGCAGCGTCTTGGTGATCTCGAACTGACGCTCGCCACTGGCGTTCTTCGACCACTGTCCCCAGGCGGTGTCGACGCCGTCGATCAGCACCCGGCGCGCACCCATGGAGTTGTCATCGCCGAGGTCGGCCAGTGTCTTGACCCGGAACGGCTGCGAGGTGCCGGTGGAGTAGCGCAGCTGCACCAGCACGTTCTTCAGCGTCGCAGGCGGTGCCGGCTTGGGAGCCGGTGGCTGACCAGGCTGCGGCACCGCGCCGCCGCCGGTGAAGCTGCCCACCGACACCTGCCTGATCGGTCCGGACGGTGCCGCGACCACCGCGGTAAAGGGGTACAGGCCGGCAGTCGGGGTGTTCAGAACGACGCGCTGTAGGGGCGGGACGGTGACGATCCGCGGGGCGTTGCCGTAGGTGTAGACCAACCGCAGCGGGTTGTTGTAGGGATTCATGATGACCGGACGGTTGTATTTGTCATAGCTGACCCAGCTCGAATTCCACGTTGTCACTTCACGATTCCACGCGCCGGCGGTCAGCGTGCTATTGCTCGTCATCGCGCCGATCACTACGTCGCTGATGTCCTGAATGTCGCCCGGTGGTGCCGGTTCGGGATCGGCCAGCACTGGATCGACGTTGTCGGCGATGTTGATGTCGTGCGGCGACGGGGCGTCGGCCGGCGGGGTATCGGCAGGGGCATCCGTAGGCGCGTCGGCCGGTGCATCGGGTACCAAATCAGCAGGCGCATCCGCCGGCACGTCCGCGGGTGCATCGGGTACCGAATCAGCAGGCGCATCCGCCGGCTCATCCACAGGTGCATCGGCGGGTGCCTCCGGTACCGCATCCGCGGGCTCGTCCGCCGGCGCCTCGGGCTCCGGATCGGCAGGCGCATCCGCCGGCTCATCCGCCGGCGCCTCGGGCTCATCCGCCGGCGTGTCGGGCACATCCACCGGCGCCTCGGGCTCCGGATCGGTGGCCGCTGGCATGTCGTAGTCGTTGTCGAACGCCGACGTATCGCCTGACGAGTCGTCTTCGTCGCCAACCTTGTGCCCGGAGAACTGCTGCGCGTGCACGGCAGGGACGCCGGCGGCCCAGTCCTGGTGGCCGGAGGTATCGGCGGCGTTGGCGCCGCCCGCCAGGCCGATGGCCGCGCTGCCGATGAGGCCGGCGACGAGGGCGGCACGGATGGTGTTCTTCATTGTTCAGCTCCTGTGTCTTTTCCACGCACCCGAGTGGCGCTGGTGGTGACAACAAGGCTGCGAAGACGGCCTCCAGGGATTCTTGAGGGATTCTTACGTCCGCTAGGACAACTGGTTGGCGAGCTCACTCGCGTCGACGTCGGGTGGAACGACCACCCAGCGTCCTCCCCAGTTCGCCGCGGCCAGCGCGCTGTAGACCTCGCCGGTGCGACGCTGCAGGCCGTCGTCGCGTTCGTATGCGTCCTTCGCGCGGTCCGCTTCTTCGCGCGCCCGGTTCTCCGCCCGTTCGGCGGCAAGCTCGATCGGCACGGAGAGCAGAATCTGGGCATCCGGCTTGGGCAGCTGAAGACGGTCGTACTCGAGATGGCGCACCCATTCGACGACCTCGCCGTCGGCGCCCTGGTGCAGCCGCGCCGCGCTGTACGCCGCGTTGGAGGCGACGTAGCGGTCGAGGATCACCACGTCGTACGCATCGGTGAGGTGACCGATCTGCTCCTTGGCGCCGGCGCGATCGAGGGCGAACAGCACCGCCATCGCATAGACCGAATCGGCCAGATCACCGTGGTTACCGCGCAACGCCTCGGCGGCCAGGTCGGCCTCCACCGAATGGTGGTAGCGCGGAAACGCAAGGGTGGCGACCGATTTGTGCGCACCTTCGAAGGCGGTACGCAGACCGTTGGTCAAGGTGCGCTTGCCTGCACCGTCGACACCTTCGATGACGATGAGCACCCAGCGAGCGTAGCGGCGCGGCAGCCGATGAGTTTCGTCGGCGCCGACGGTCTACCTACTTCGACGACAGGAGTATCAGGAGTATGAGGTGATGACGACACACACCGTCGGGACACGCGAACAGTGGCGGGCCGCCTACGAGCAGCAGCTGGCCAAGGAAAAGGAGCTGACCCGGCGCGCCACCGAGCTTGCCGAGGAACGCCGCCGGCTGCCGTGGGTGCCGGTGGACAAGGAGTACCTGTTCGACACCACAGCGGGAAAGCGCACGCTCGCCGAACTGTTCGACGGCCGATCGCAGCTGATCGTGCGGCACTTCATGCACGGGCCGAAGACGCCGGAGGGCTGCCCGGGGTGCACATTCGAGACCGACAATCTGGTCGGCGCCGTGCCGCACCTGGCACACCGAGACGTGACGTTCATCCTCGCTTCGCGGTCGCCGCTGCCGGTTCTCACGGCGTACAAGCAGCGGATGGGCTGGGACGTGGAGTGGGTTTCGTCCGGCGGCAGCGACTTCGACGCCGACTTCTACGAGTACATGCATGTCCCGACGCCACGCCGGGGCAGCGGCAACATGCTCGACATGATGGAGCTGATGGCGCTGAGCTGTTTCGCGCTCGAGGACGGCCCAGAGGGCAGCACTGTCTACCACACGTATTCGACCTACGACCGCGGCACCGAGGCCCTGAACGCGACGTGGCAGCTGCTCGACCGCGCGCCGCGGGGACGCGGTGATGACTTCTCCAACTGGCCGCGCAAGCGCGACGAGTACGACACGTAGCGTCGCGGCGAATCAGAACTGACCGCAGTTCGGCGTCGTCGGCAAGCCGTTGAACCGGTCGGCGATCCACTGCATCGCGCGCTCACCGTCGACCAGCATCGGCAGCCCGTGATTGACGATGGCCTTGTTCAGAAACGGCGGCTGCTCATTGGTCCAGAACTGCACATCGGCGCCCTGTGCGCACCAGTCGCGGCCCAGCTGAGCGGCCGGGCCGTACGGCACCAACGGGTCGTACCGATTGCTGAGGATCATCACCGGCGCGTTGGGTTTGTACTTGCCGAGCTTCTGCATGTCGAAGAGGCTCTTGAACGGTTCCTGGTTGACCAGTTCGTAGATGTTCTCGTTGAAGTACGGCTGTAGATGGCGAAACATGAATTTCGTCAGCGTCTCCGCCACGCATTGGTCCTGCACTTTGTTCAACAGGTCCGCTCCGCGCGGCGTCATCTTCGACCGGATCGCCTGCTCGAACTCCGGATATGTGGTGATCACCGAGTTCAGTGCATAGCCGACAGCGCCGACCAGGACGCTGCCGTCGGCGTACGGGAACAGTTCCTTCAGGTCCGCAGGCGGCGCGCCCGCGTACGTTCCGACGATGTTGAGCTCCGGCGCGTACGACGGCGCCAGTTCCGCCGCCGATGCCGCGGCCCCGCCGCCCTGCGAGTAACCCCAAAAGGCAAGCGGGCCATGCGGATCCAGTGATGTGTCCGGGAGTCGCAAAGCCGCCCGACCGGCGTCGAGCATCGCATTGCCTTGCGCGATCCGGTTGACGTAGGTGTGCAGTCCGGGTGTGCCGAGCCCCTGATAGTCGGTCATCACGATCGCGAATCCGCGCGCCACCATCGTGGCGACGAACATCTCTTCGTAGTTGAACGTCAGGTCCAGCCAGGGCGACCAGTGGATGCCCTGATTGAACTGCCGCGACGGCGCGCACTGATCGCCCTGCCCCTGGGTCCCCGGCCCGTACACGATCAGCGGACGCGGGCCTTGGCCAGGCCAGTTGTTGTAGGGCTCGAAGTAGGTGCCGGTGACGGCCATCGGGTTTCCGCGAGCGTCGGTGCTGCGGTACATGATTCGCGTTCCGGTCGCCATGATCACGCCCAGCTGGCCCGACGGTTCGAGCACCAGTCGCGACGGCTCGGTGCGAATCAGGTCCCCGGGCGCGCCCGGCGGCAGCGGGTCGGGCGGGGTGTAGAACGCGGTGTACTCGTCCTCGTTGAATACGGGATTCCAGTCGTCGTTGGTGGGATCGCCATGGGCCTGTGGCGCGAAAACCCCTGCCAGGACAACGAGAACAGCGACAACCACCCCCCGGCGCACACAGCGACCGTAACAGAACGGTTATCGACGCCCGCAGATGTGCGCATACTGCGGGTTTCCTGTGTATGCGCTTGGGATCGGACGCACCGGCCGTTGGCCGATCAGAGACTGAGAACAGACCGTGCCAACCCTTGATCACCTGAGGAATACATCCCATGCTCAACGCCGCTCGCCGCCTGGTGTTATCCGTATTCGCCGGCACCGCATCGTGCGCCGCGCTGTTCGGCGCAGTCCCATTCGCGAACGCTGAGCCGCAGAACCCACCCGGCTGCACTGCCGCCGATCTCGAAGGCGTCCGAGCCGGGGTCGATGTGTCGACCTCGGCCTACCTGTTCACCCATCCGGACCTCAACGGTTTCATGGACAGTCTGCAGGGCCAGTCACGAGCAGAGGTCGCCGAGCACATCACGGACTACATGAAGGCGCATCCGCAGGAGAGCGTCGAGATGATCGGC
The nucleotide sequence above comes from Mycolicibacterium moriokaense. Encoded proteins:
- the mtrA gene encoding two-component system response regulator MtrA — its product is MDTMRQRILVVDDDPSLAEMLTIVLRGEGFDTAVIGDGTQALTAVRELRPDLVLLDLMLPGMNGIDVCRVLRADSGVPIVMLTAKTDTVDVVLGLESGADDYVMKPFKPKELVARVRARLRRNEDEPAEMLSIGDVDIDVPAHKVTRLGEQISLTPLEFDLLVALARKPRQVFTRDVLLEQVWGYRHPADTRLVNVHVQRLRAKVEKDPENPQVVLTVRGVGYKAGPP
- a CDS encoding C39 family peptidase, which translates into the protein MNRVKNPFTTRIRSVTAAVLIGAAAVGLAGGIAHADDTSGGLHGNPDDATSFYVEQHLDDCSLMATADVVGQLTGNEPTEDEIIALASSTPSAHHDGPIYTPPPPDNPDGGNGTDTEDLPILLEHYGIRAVYTDDDIAAQIGVPTGMTALMNALDEGRKVIASVNAEMIWDADGDRTSADHDLVVTGVDTDAGVVHLNDSGTDDGADEQVPIDVFEAAWQTSGHDMVVTMDAG
- a CDS encoding serine/threonine-protein kinase, translating into MNDSPHNSRVGSRLGPYHLTRLIGRGGMGEVYEAEDTVKGRIVALKLLPDSLSHDPVFRERLQREARAAGQLQEPHVVPIHNYGEIDGVLYVDMRLIDGIDLRSVLARDGAMAPARAVWIIRQVAAALDAAHAAGITHRDVKPENILITADDFAYLVDFGIANAATDHTLTEKGTAIGTYAYMAPERFSSKPVTEKADIYALACVLHQCLTGAQPFAADSISMLITAHLIEPPPQPSKLRPDIPPAFDAIIAKGMAKDAADRYNTAGEFARAAAAIVGGGDSGPMIEVSSPVHPAHLETVPVNAVATPDAAPASGREDATPRRDRRPVLIGGAAVVLVIAVAATVAWLVARMPKDASPMSSTLTITRTVPDEPPNSVSTAANLTPAERQLMSLVPDPTACTPNKEWDNAIAAVDCKPTESGDGHEGALYALYSDADRLQEDFDGAIADDELTACPNSDGSPTSWEYDNTPGQSEGQLACGTLNGRADLVWTKTSDLMLGAAQGNDLKALYDWWVSTT
- a CDS encoding BTAD domain-containing putative transcriptional regulator, whose product is MSGNALGFGVLGPLQMTIDGVDVPVGTPKLRAILATLVINRNRAVAVDTLISAVWGDSPLPGARGSVHSYVSNLRKLIGQADPAPQKTLASVAPGYRLTVADSACDLGRFATEKTAGVLAGAAGDFERASRHLGVALAQWRGDVLEDLREFPFVDPFATALEEERLTVATARAEAELACGRAALIIGELEALVADHPYREPLWAQLISAYYLCERQSDALDAYRRLKTALADDLGIDPGPTVQTLHDKILRQQPLDVKAAAQTTAAGAKTVLDQRTQVEKGGGAVWLVAASGDRYPLSSVATKIGRLPDNDIVLDDAKVSRHHAAIIDTGTGFAVSDLRSANGVELNGARIQGSVAVAHGDRIGICGHLFTFEYDDSAAN
- a CDS encoding prolipoprotein diacylglyceryl transferase, with product MKNTIRAALVAGLIGSAAIGLAGGANAADTSGHQDWAAGVPAVHAQQFSGHKVGDEDDSSGDTSAFDNDYDMPAATDPEPEAPVDVPDTPADEPEAPADEPADAPADPEPEAPADEPADAVPEAPADAPVDEPADAPADSVPDAPADVPADAPADLVPDAPADAPTDAPADTPPADAPSPHDINIADNVDPVLADPEPAPPGDIQDISDVVIGAMTSNSTLTAGAWNREVTTWNSSWVSYDKYNRPVIMNPYNNPLRLVYTYGNAPRIVTVPPLQRVVLNTPTAGLYPFTAVVAAPSGPIRQVSVGSFTGGGAVPQPGQPPAPKPAPPATLKNVLVQLRYSTGTSQPFRVKTLADLGDDNSMGARRVLIDGVDTAWGQWSKNASGERQFEITKTLQLPGLAAPSEGPLPGYNVAVPKR
- a CDS encoding dTMP kinase, which gives rise to MLIVIEGVDGAGKRTLTNGLRTAFEGAHKSVATLAFPRYHHSVEADLAAEALRGNHGDLADSVYAMAVLFALDRAGAKEQIGHLTDAYDVVILDRYVASNAAYSAARLHQGADGEVVEWVRHLEYDRLQLPKPDAQILLSVPIELAAERAENRAREEADRAKDAYERDDGLQRRTGEVYSALAAANWGGRWVVVPPDVDASELANQLS
- a CDS encoding DUF899 domain-containing protein, with translation MTTHTVGTREQWRAAYEQQLAKEKELTRRATELAEERRRLPWVPVDKEYLFDTTAGKRTLAELFDGRSQLIVRHFMHGPKTPEGCPGCTFETDNLVGAVPHLAHRDVTFILASRSPLPVLTAYKQRMGWDVEWVSSGGSDFDADFYEYMHVPTPRRGSGNMLDMMELMALSCFALEDGPEGSTVYHTYSTYDRGTEALNATWQLLDRAPRGRGDDFSNWPRKRDEYDT
- a CDS encoding lipase family protein, which encodes MRRGVVVAVLVVLAGVFAPQAHGDPTNDDWNPVFNEDEYTAFYTPPDPLPPGAPGDLIRTEPSRLVLEPSGQLGVIMATGTRIMYRSTDARGNPMAVTGTYFEPYNNWPGQGPRPLIVYGPGTQGQGDQCAPSRQFNQGIHWSPWLDLTFNYEEMFVATMVARGFAIVMTDYQGLGTPGLHTYVNRIAQGNAMLDAGRAALRLPDTSLDPHGPLAFWGYSQGGGAAASAAELAPSYAPELNIVGTYAGAPPADLKELFPYADGSVLVGAVGYALNSVITTYPEFEQAIRSKMTPRGADLLNKVQDQCVAETLTKFMFRHLQPYFNENIYELVNQEPFKSLFDMQKLGKYKPNAPVMILSNRYDPLVPYGPAAQLGRDWCAQGADVQFWTNEQPPFLNKAIVNHGLPMLVDGERAMQWIADRFNGLPTTPNCGQF
- a CDS encoding heme-binding protein — its product is MLNAARRLVLSVFAGTASCAALFGAVPFANAEPQNPPGCTAADLEGVRAGVDVSTSAYLFTHPDLNGFMDSLQGQSRAEVAEHITDYMKAHPQESVEMIGIRQPLMDIKNHCGALVSP